One region of Callithrix jacchus isolate 240 chromosome 16, calJac240_pri, whole genome shotgun sequence genomic DNA includes:
- the LOC128929890 gene encoding LOW QUALITY PROTEIN: lymphocyte antigen 6S-like (The sequence of the model RefSeq protein was modified relative to this genomic sequence to represent the inferred CDS: deleted 1 base in 1 codon) gives MSSLHAMKTLSLVLLVAMLSAERAQDLRCYRCWTVSEGDSCRLALCPFLDVVCVSQKVNIFGSKVRKLCLPSCPEDFGFHLWKFLSIFMNSHICCKADLCNSEVPAASCSWALWVQLLLSLGPVFLWALL, from the exons ATGAGCAGTCTCCACGCCATGAAGACCTTGTCCCTGGTCCTGCTGGTGGCCATGCTGAGTGCAGAGAGAG CTCAGGATCTGCGCTGCTACAGGTGCTGGACGGTCTCAGAAGGGGACTCCTGCAGACTGGCCTTGTGCCCCTTCCTGGACGTGGTCTGCGTCTCCCAGAAAGTGAACATCTTTGGCA GTAAAGTGAGAAAGCTCTGCCTCCCCTCCTGCCCTGAA GACTTCGGATTCCATTTGTGGAAATTTCTAAGCATCTTCATGAACTCCCACATCTGCTGCAAGGCAGACCTCTGCAATTCCGAGGTCCCGGCAGCCAGCTGCTCCTGGGCCCTGTGGGTGCAGCTCCTGCTCAGCCTGGGGCCGGTCTTCCTCTGGGCGCTGCTGTGA